One Pseudomonadota bacterium genomic window carries:
- the ftsW gene encoding putative lipid II flippase FtsW — protein sequence MNTPAITLHNAGLPRRTSLDPVLVGLAATLLLLGLVMMTSASISIAESETGNAFYYLQKQAMFLLLALTGGFMAMLIPTQVWQRTGPLLLLSGLALLVLVLLPGVGNTVNGATRWISFGPASLQVSEPARLLILMYLCGYLVRRREALQTSFTGLAGPVFLVGLACALLLAQPDFGAATVLMGTTLGLLFLGGVRLRDFLMLFVAVTGALAVLAISAPYRLKRLTGFLDPWADPFDSGFQLTQSLIAVGRGEWLGVGLGNSVQKMFYLPEAHTDFVFAVIAEELGLAGVLLIVCLYLLVVWRAFWLARYSAEAGRYYQAYLAAGLGIWLGLQAFIHMGVNLGLLPTKGLTLPILSYGGSSLLVTFIALGLLLRIRLELGQVGSQGGARKRQVVRSRRPRR from the coding sequence GTGAACACGCCGGCGATCACCCTGCATAACGCCGGACTACCGCGGCGAACCAGCCTGGACCCAGTGCTGGTTGGGCTGGCGGCAACCCTTTTACTGCTGGGCCTGGTCATGATGACCTCGGCCTCGATAAGCATTGCCGAAAGTGAAACCGGCAATGCGTTTTATTACCTGCAAAAACAGGCAATGTTCCTTTTGCTCGCTCTCACCGGCGGCTTCATGGCCATGTTGATCCCGACCCAGGTCTGGCAGCGGACGGGCCCGTTGTTGCTGTTGTCCGGGCTGGCGTTGCTGGTCCTGGTTTTGTTGCCTGGTGTCGGCAACACGGTCAATGGGGCGACTCGCTGGATAAGTTTCGGGCCTGCTTCGCTGCAGGTTTCTGAACCGGCCCGTTTGTTGATCCTGATGTACCTGTGCGGGTACCTGGTACGGCGGCGCGAGGCCCTGCAGACGAGTTTTACGGGTTTGGCCGGGCCGGTATTCCTGGTTGGCCTGGCCTGTGCCCTGTTACTGGCGCAACCGGACTTTGGCGCGGCGACGGTGCTGATGGGAACGACCCTGGGCCTGTTGTTTCTCGGTGGCGTGCGCTTGCGCGATTTTCTGATGCTGTTTGTCGCTGTGACGGGCGCCCTGGCAGTCCTCGCAATCTCTGCGCCATACCGGCTCAAAAGACTCACCGGATTTCTTGATCCTTGGGCAGATCCGTTCGATTCCGGCTTTCAGCTTACCCAGTCGCTTATCGCTGTGGGTCGCGGCGAATGGCTGGGTGTCGGGCTGGGGAACAGCGTGCAGAAAATGTTCTACCTGCCTGAGGCGCACACCGATTTCGTGTTTGCGGTGATTGCCGAGGAACTGGGTCTTGCCGGTGTGCTGCTGATTGTCTGTCTGTACCTGCTGGTGGTCTGGCGCGCTTTCTGGCTGGCACGATATTCGGCCGAGGCCGGCCGCTATTACCAGGCCTACCTGGCTGCCGGCCTCGGTATCTGGCTGGGGCTGCAGGCGTTCATCCATATGGGCGTCAACCTGGGCCTGCTGCCCACCAAGGGCCTGACTTTACCCATCCTCAGTTACGGTGGCAGCAGCCTCCTGGTGACCTTTATCGCGCTCGGATTGTTGCTGAGGATTCGCCTGGAACTGGGCCAGGTCGGTAGCCAGGGTGGCGCCCGAAAACGGCAGGTGGTCCGCAGCCGGAGGCCTCGCCGATGA
- a CDS encoding phospho-N-acetylmuramoyl-pentapeptide-transferase, with protein MLLYLTDYLSQLYSGFNVFGYLTLRAILSALTALSISLLVGPLMIRHLSIRQIGQQVREIGPETHLLKAGTPTMGGALILIAIVLSTLLWSRLDNYYVWVVLGVTLAFGTIGFVDDYRKLILKDSQGLSVRAKLFWQSVAAISAALILYYNAQDPAIEHALLIPFFKDWLIPLGGFYLVFTYFVIVGTSNAVNLTDGLDGLAIMPCVLVCGALGIFAYASGNIVIAEYLGIPYIAGSGEMMVFCASLAGAGLGFLWFNTYPAQVFMGDIGALALGAAIGVVAVIVRQELILLVMGGVFVIETVSVMLQVASFKLTGKRIFRMAPLHHHYELKGWAEPKVIVRFWIITVILVLVGLSSLKIR; from the coding sequence GTGCTGCTGTATTTAACGGATTATCTCAGCCAGCTTTATTCGGGCTTCAATGTATTCGGTTACCTGACCTTGCGGGCGATTCTCAGTGCGTTGACCGCGCTTAGCATTTCTTTGTTGGTGGGCCCTTTGATGATACGCCACCTGAGTATTCGCCAAATCGGTCAGCAGGTTCGCGAGATCGGCCCGGAAACCCACTTGCTCAAGGCGGGCACGCCGACCATGGGCGGCGCCCTGATTCTGATCGCGATCGTGCTGAGTACGCTGCTGTGGTCCAGGCTCGATAATTATTATGTCTGGGTCGTACTCGGGGTGACGCTTGCATTCGGCACCATCGGTTTCGTCGATGACTACCGTAAATTGATTTTGAAAGACTCGCAGGGCCTGTCGGTCAGGGCGAAATTGTTCTGGCAGTCGGTGGCCGCGATCTCGGCCGCGCTGATCCTTTATTACAACGCGCAGGACCCGGCCATCGAGCATGCTTTGCTGATCCCCTTTTTCAAGGATTGGCTCATTCCGCTGGGCGGCTTTTACCTGGTGTTCACCTATTTCGTCATCGTCGGCACCAGCAACGCGGTCAATCTCACCGATGGCCTGGATGGCCTGGCGATCATGCCTTGCGTGCTGGTTTGCGGTGCGCTGGGAATTTTCGCTTATGCATCGGGCAATATCGTCATCGCCGAGTACCTCGGTATCCCATACATCGCCGGTTCGGGTGAAATGATGGTGTTCTGTGCCTCGCTGGCCGGCGCCGGGCTGGGCTTCCTTTGGTTTAACACTTATCCGGCACAGGTTTTTATGGGCGATATCGGTGCGCTTGCGCTGGGCGCCGCCATCGGTGTTGTTGCCGTCATTGTGCGCCAGGAATTAATCCTGCTGGTGATGGGCGGTGTATTCGTCATTGAAACGGTCTCGGTCATGTTGCAAGTGGCTTCGTTCAAGCTTACCGGCAAGAGAATTTTTCGCATGGCGCCTTTGCATCATCACTATGAGCTCAAGGGATGGGCGGAGCCCAAGGTTATTGTCCGGTTCTGGATTATTACGGTGATCCTGGTGCTGGTCGGTTTGTCGTCGTTGAAGATTCGCTGA
- the murC gene encoding UDP-N-acetylmuramate--L-alanine ligase translates to MRQINRIHFVGIGGVGMGGIAEVMINLGYQVQGSDLRHGRVTRRLASLGASIAIGHAAENVGAADVIVVSSAVSENNPEIEAARQRRLPVVQRAEMLAELMRFRYAIAVAGTHGKTTTTSLIASVLAEGGEDPTFVVGGLLKSAGTNARLGTGRYLVAEADESDASFMHLQPMLAVLTNIDADHLESYGGDFSRLRQSFIEFIHNLPFYGLAVLCLDDEGVADVLDEIARPVTTYGLSAAADVRAENVRQQGAICSFTALRPDREPLAITLNLPGVHNVRNALAAISVAHELDIADDAVARALREFAGIDRRFQVQEIQLGGRQVLLIDDYGHHPTEVSAVLETIRTGWPGRRLVLAYQPHRYTRTRDLFARFAEVLSGADVLLLCPVYPAGEEPIAGADSKALAEAIRSRGELEPILLGELDDLPGMLTEILAEDDILALLGAGDIGILAANLQKQSPNDLPTAETGS, encoded by the coding sequence ATGCGGCAGATTAACCGGATTCACTTTGTCGGTATCGGTGGGGTCGGCATGGGCGGGATCGCCGAGGTGATGATCAACCTGGGTTACCAGGTTCAAGGCTCGGATCTGCGCCACGGTCGGGTTACCAGGCGGCTCGCGTCGCTGGGCGCGAGTATTGCGATCGGTCATGCGGCTGAGAATGTCGGTGCTGCGGATGTGATTGTCGTGTCCAGTGCGGTTAGCGAAAACAACCCCGAGATCGAAGCGGCCAGACAGCGGCGTCTGCCGGTCGTACAGCGTGCGGAAATGCTGGCTGAGTTGATGCGCTTCCGCTATGCGATCGCGGTCGCCGGCACCCACGGCAAGACCACGACGACCAGCCTGATCGCGTCAGTGCTGGCCGAAGGCGGCGAGGACCCGACATTTGTCGTCGGTGGATTGCTCAAGAGCGCCGGCACCAATGCGCGCCTGGGTACCGGCCGCTACCTGGTTGCCGAAGCCGACGAGAGCGACGCGTCTTTTATGCATCTGCAGCCGATGCTCGCTGTGCTGACCAACATCGACGCCGACCACCTGGAATCCTATGGCGGCGATTTCTCCAGGCTGCGGCAGAGCTTTATCGAATTCATCCATAACCTGCCTTTTTACGGGCTCGCCGTACTCTGCCTGGACGACGAGGGCGTTGCCGATGTGCTCGATGAGATCGCGCGACCGGTGACGACTTATGGCCTGAGCGCGGCTGCCGATGTGCGGGCGGAGAATGTCCGGCAACAGGGTGCGATTTGCAGTTTCACTGCGCTTCGGCCGGACCGTGAGCCGCTGGCGATTACCCTGAATCTTCCCGGTGTGCATAACGTCAGAAACGCCCTGGCGGCGATCAGCGTGGCCCATGAACTCGATATCGCCGACGATGCCGTAGCGCGGGCATTGCGGGAATTCGCCGGCATCGACCGGCGCTTCCAGGTCCAGGAAATTCAGTTGGGCGGTCGTCAGGTTCTGCTGATTGACGACTACGGCCACCATCCGACCGAAGTGAGCGCAGTATTGGAAACTATCCGCACCGGCTGGCCGGGCCGGCGCCTGGTGCTCGCCTACCAGCCACACCGGTATACCCGGACCCGGGATTTGTTCGCCCGGTTTGCCGAAGTCTTGTCCGGCGCCGACGTATTGCTGTTGTGCCCGGTCTATCCCGCCGGTGAAGAGCCGATAGCTGGTGCCGACAGCAAGGCGCTGGCCGAAGCCATACGCTCGCGCGGAGAGCTAGAGCCGATATTGTTGGGCGAACTCGATGACTTGCCCGGGATGTTGACCGAAATCCTCGCCGAGGATGACATTCTTGCCCTGCTGGGCGCAGGCGATATCGGCATACTCGCTGCAAATCTGCAAAAGCAGTCGCCCAACGACCTGCCGACCGCGGAAACCGGATCATGA
- the murG gene encoding undecaprenyldiphospho-muramoylpentapeptide beta-N-acetylglucosaminyltransferase, with translation MSGPVMIMAGGTGGHVYPALAVARGLAAMGRDVVWLGTRRGLEGRVIPQQQIPIEWISVSALRGKGVVSWLLAPFRLLRALFQSLSILRKIRPAVVLGMGGFVSGPGGLAARLLGRRLVIHEQNAVAGLTNRSLARIADRVLEAFPSSFPNPERISSGVETVGNPVRDEILSLPEPVLRMAGRSGSLRLLVLGGSQGALRLNTMVPLALAQIDSGQRPQVWHQAGERTLAQAKAAYRQHDIDARVEPFIEQMADAYGWADLVVCRAGALTVFELAAAGLAAVLIPFPSAVDDHQNLNANWLVRAGAAVLLPEANLSADSLAAIILRFAGDRQSLLEMAGRARSLAAPGACGKVVRACLGAMADGPGFSPDRHKGVS, from the coding sequence ATGAGCGGCCCGGTCATGATCATGGCGGGGGGGACGGGAGGACACGTGTACCCGGCGCTGGCCGTTGCCCGCGGCCTTGCCGCCATGGGCAGGGATGTCGTTTGGCTGGGTACGCGGCGCGGGCTGGAAGGCAGGGTCATCCCGCAGCAGCAAATACCGATCGAATGGATTTCGGTCTCCGCTTTGCGCGGCAAAGGCGTGGTCAGCTGGTTACTGGCGCCGTTTCGATTGCTAAGAGCGCTTTTTCAGTCGCTATCCATTCTGCGAAAAATCAGGCCGGCGGTGGTGCTCGGCATGGGTGGTTTTGTTTCTGGCCCCGGTGGGCTGGCGGCGCGCCTGCTAGGTCGCAGGCTGGTTATACATGAGCAAAACGCTGTCGCCGGTCTGACCAACCGCTCGCTCGCACGAATTGCGGATCGTGTTCTGGAAGCTTTTCCGAGTAGCTTTCCAAACCCGGAGCGCATCAGCTCCGGGGTCGAGACGGTCGGCAATCCGGTTCGCGATGAAATCCTTTCGCTGCCCGAACCGGTCCTGAGAATGGCGGGCCGGAGCGGCAGCCTGCGCCTGCTGGTGCTGGGCGGCAGTCAGGGTGCGTTGCGTCTCAACACGATGGTGCCGCTGGCGCTGGCGCAGATAGATAGCGGCCAGCGGCCGCAAGTCTGGCATCAGGCCGGCGAGAGGACCCTGGCGCAGGCAAAGGCCGCCTACCGGCAGCATGACATCGATGCGCGCGTGGAACCGTTTATCGAACAAATGGCCGATGCCTATGGCTGGGCGGACCTGGTGGTTTGCCGTGCCGGTGCACTGACCGTATTCGAGCTGGCGGCCGCCGGGCTGGCAGCGGTGCTGATACCGTTTCCGTCAGCCGTCGATGATCACCAGAATCTCAATGCCAATTGGCTGGTTCGCGCGGGGGCCGCGGTACTGCTGCCCGAAGCGAATCTGTCGGCAGATTCGCTGGCCGCCATAATTCTGAGATTTGCCGGCGACCGGCAAAGCCTGCTTGAGATGGCTGGCCGGGCCAGGTCGCTGGCTGCTCCCGGCGCCTGTGGCAAGGTCGTGCGGGCGTGCCTTGGCGCCATGGCCGATGGGCCGGGTTTTTCCCCGGACCGGCACAAGGGGGTGTCATGA
- the murD gene encoding UDP-N-acetylmuramoyl-L-alanine--D-glutamate ligase, giving the protein MAGAEPGGNGVRCRSLVIGLGATGLSLARFLSARGDAVLIADTREKPPGLEALQKEGLDVELALGAYPAGWLDRVDRIWVSPGVSLDHPVLLEAKARGLPLGNDIGLLAQRARDTGVPLAAITGSNGKSTVTTMLATMLERAAVRVRTGGNLGPPALELLGGDTPELYLLELSSFQLDLVSGLQAKVATLLNVSADHLDRYADFAAYAASKARIFERCEKAIVNRDDATVMSLLPPGCEYLSFGLDAPAGNNFGLLGNGLNGADCFLARGNEELLAVAELPLSGRHNLANALAALAMADVLSVPMDTCARALRMYTGLPHRTHLVAEQDGVRWVDDSKGTNVGAAVAAVEGLQGPLLLIAGGQAKAQDFAPLAAALAGKARSAILLGQDAQVLAEALLPICPVSHAGSMREAVEIAHAQARRGDTVLLSPACGSQDMFDDFRDRGRVFSAAVAKALS; this is encoded by the coding sequence ATGGCAGGCGCCGAGCCGGGCGGTAATGGCGTGCGTTGCCGCAGCCTGGTGATCGGGCTCGGCGCCACCGGTTTGTCGCTTGCCCGTTTCCTGTCGGCGCGGGGCGATGCGGTGCTGATCGCCGATACCCGGGAGAAACCGCCGGGACTGGAGGCTTTGCAAAAAGAAGGCCTGGATGTAGAACTGGCGCTGGGGGCATACCCGGCAGGCTGGCTGGATCGGGTCGATCGTATTTGGGTTTCGCCGGGCGTTTCCCTCGACCACCCCGTGTTACTGGAGGCGAAGGCCCGCGGCCTGCCGCTGGGTAACGACATCGGGCTGTTGGCGCAGCGCGCCCGCGATACGGGCGTGCCGTTGGCCGCCATCACCGGCTCCAACGGCAAAAGCACGGTCACCACCATGCTGGCCACGATGCTCGAGAGGGCCGCGGTCCGGGTAAGGACCGGTGGCAACCTGGGCCCGCCCGCGCTCGAGTTGCTGGGCGGAGACACGCCCGAGCTGTACTTGCTGGAATTGTCCAGCTTTCAGCTTGACCTGGTGTCCGGCCTGCAGGCAAAAGTCGCGACGTTGCTCAATGTGTCGGCAGACCACCTGGATCGCTATGCGGACTTTGCCGCCTATGCGGCCAGCAAGGCGAGGATTTTCGAACGCTGCGAAAAAGCCATCGTCAATCGCGACGATGCCACAGTGATGTCGCTGCTGCCGCCTGGCTGCGAGTACCTGAGTTTTGGCCTGGATGCACCCGCCGGAAATAATTTTGGATTGCTTGGCAATGGATTGAATGGCGCGGATTGTTTTCTTGCGCGCGGCAATGAAGAGCTGCTCGCCGTAGCCGAGTTACCGCTTAGCGGCCGGCACAACCTGGCCAACGCGCTGGCGGCACTGGCGATGGCCGATGTCTTGTCCGTGCCCATGGATACCTGTGCGCGCGCGCTACGCATGTACACCGGCCTGCCCCACCGAACCCATCTTGTTGCCGAACAAGATGGCGTTCGCTGGGTCGATGATTCCAAGGGAACCAATGTGGGTGCTGCGGTCGCCGCGGTCGAAGGCTTGCAAGGTCCGTTGCTGCTGATCGCCGGGGGTCAGGCCAAGGCCCAGGATTTTGCCCCGCTGGCGGCGGCGCTGGCCGGCAAAGCGAGGTCTGCGATCCTGCTTGGCCAGGACGCTCAGGTACTCGCCGAGGCGCTGCTGCCGATTTGCCCGGTCAGTCATGCCGGCAGTATGCGTGAAGCGGTTGAGATCGCCCACGCGCAGGCGCGTCGCGGGGACACGGTGCTGCTGTCGCCGGCTTGCGGCAGCCAGGACATGTTTGACGATTTCCGCGATCGCGGCCGGGTTTTCTCCGCTGCGGTGGCAAAGGCGCTTTCGTGA